From Pseudomonadota bacterium, a single genomic window includes:
- a CDS encoding type II secretion system F family protein → MLNELVIGGTLAAFALISLALAVRAVRRRRASLPFTDSSPAEQVPATPLGQLGARLRPADAHELGALRSRLARAGLHSEDAVDLYLSVRLLLLILLFIAVPVVLFAPLSNLAVKVLILGALVLSVGVGPSIWLDGRTRERLFALGRTLPSTLDLLVTCLDAGLNLEQGLARVVARGTQRGDILARELGIALEEMRAGLSMGESFRRMAQRLDHPDVQNLAALIGQASALGGNVSSALRAHAEAMRAQRLAFLEEEAGKTNAKLTLPLVLCLLVSMLLMLFGPAILAIASFFQGQGS, encoded by the coding sequence ATGCTGAACGAGCTCGTGATCGGCGGGACACTGGCGGCCTTTGCGCTGATCAGCCTGGCCCTTGCGGTCCGCGCGGTGCGTCGGCGAAGGGCGAGCCTTCCCTTCACTGATTCCTCCCCGGCCGAGCAGGTGCCCGCGACGCCGCTGGGGCAGCTCGGCGCTCGGCTGCGCCCCGCCGACGCGCACGAGCTCGGCGCGCTCAGATCGCGCCTCGCGCGCGCCGGGTTGCATAGCGAGGATGCCGTCGATCTCTACCTCAGCGTTCGCTTGCTGCTGTTGATCCTGCTCTTCATCGCCGTCCCCGTGGTCTTGTTTGCGCCCTTGAGCAACCTCGCGGTCAAGGTGCTGATCCTCGGCGCGCTGGTACTCTCGGTCGGCGTCGGACCCTCGATCTGGCTCGATGGTCGCACGAGGGAGCGCCTCTTCGCGCTGGGACGCACGTTGCCCTCGACCCTCGATCTGCTGGTGACCTGTCTTGACGCAGGGCTCAACCTCGAGCAGGGCCTGGCACGCGTCGTGGCGCGCGGGACGCAGCGCGGAGATATCTTGGCGCGCGAGTTGGGTATCGCGCTCGAGGAGATGCGCGCCGGGCTCTCGATGGGGGAGAGCTTTCGCCGGATGGCACAGCGCCTGGACCACCCCGATGTGCAGAACCTCGCCGCGTTGATCGGCCAGGCCAGCGCGCTCGGCGGCAACGTCTCTAGCGCCCTGAGGGCCCATGCCGAGGCGATGCGTGCGCAGCGGCTGGCCTTCCTCGAGGAGGAAGCGGGCAAGACCAACGCCAAGCTGACCCTTCCGCTCGTGCTCTGCCTGCTCGTGAGCATGCTGCTGATGCTCTTCGGGCCGGCGATTCTCGCGATCGCGAGCTTCTTCCAAGGGCAGGGGAGCTGA
- a CDS encoding AAA family ATPase, with protein sequence MKPPGREPSRPLAVQPGLAGAPRPPTGEAQRANVPMRRPGNLDQVPTTILLEHVTGRSRQARREVSAPLRAAPQEDVVRRSAGGPERFERPLAAPLTEQQPSPLGPRESGHHQLTTVRANPYQTAQGQGAQPEAAATPAMPVEAPTTAARVGQVVAFFATHGGTGATTLACNGAAALARRQQATCLVDLDLQLGDALTVLGLEPKCAMSRLAHEMESFDWEMLEPMLPRHGSGLSVVSQVGNLEELGELTVGRMPQVLRYLQGHFACVVVDGVRDFGDHALATLDVADRVVLVVTQGVSAVRGASRRLAIFRRLGYPASKIQIVVNRYSPRHPISLAAFTEALGQAPVAVIPEDAATAGRAAMKGALLHEVDAGGAVDGAIEGMIHGLFGLAAPTRPVARRWWSRRPR encoded by the coding sequence ATGAAGCCGCCGGGGCGCGAGCCCAGCCGCCCGCTGGCCGTGCAGCCGGGCCTGGCCGGCGCCCCGCGGCCGCCCACCGGCGAGGCTCAGCGCGCGAATGTGCCCATGCGCCGCCCGGGCAACCTCGACCAGGTTCCGACGACCATTCTGCTCGAGCACGTGACGGGTCGCTCGCGCCAGGCGCGACGCGAGGTCAGCGCTCCTCTTCGCGCGGCGCCGCAAGAAGATGTCGTCAGGCGCAGCGCCGGCGGGCCCGAGCGCTTCGAACGCCCGCTTGCGGCGCCATTGACCGAGCAACAACCAAGCCCACTGGGACCCCGCGAAAGCGGCCACCACCAGCTAACGACGGTTCGCGCCAATCCCTACCAGACGGCGCAAGGTCAAGGAGCGCAGCCGGAGGCGGCAGCGACGCCGGCGATGCCAGTGGAAGCGCCCACGACCGCTGCGCGCGTCGGACAGGTCGTTGCCTTTTTCGCCACGCATGGCGGCACGGGCGCGACGACGCTGGCCTGCAACGGCGCCGCGGCGCTGGCCCGCCGGCAGCAGGCCACCTGCCTGGTCGACCTCGACCTTCAGCTCGGCGATGCCTTGACCGTGCTCGGCCTGGAGCCCAAGTGCGCGATGTCGCGGCTCGCCCACGAGATGGAGTCCTTCGACTGGGAGATGCTCGAGCCGATGCTGCCGCGCCACGGGTCGGGGCTGAGCGTCGTCTCGCAGGTCGGCAACCTCGAGGAGCTCGGCGAGCTGACCGTAGGCCGGATGCCGCAGGTGTTGCGCTACCTGCAAGGGCACTTCGCCTGCGTCGTCGTCGATGGTGTGCGCGACTTCGGCGATCACGCGCTGGCGACGCTCGACGTCGCCGATCGCGTGGTGCTGGTCGTCACCCAGGGTGTCTCGGCCGTGCGCGGCGCGTCGCGGCGACTGGCGATCTTTCGCCGCCTCGGCTACCCCGCGAGCAAGATCCAGATCGTCGTCAATCGCTACTCGCCGCGCCATCCGATCAGCCTTGCGGCCTTCACCGAGGCGCTCGGGCAGGCCCCCGTGGCGGTGATTCCAGAGGACGCCGCGACGGCGGGTCGAGCGGCCATGAAGGGGGCGCTCTTGCACGAGGTGGACGCTGGCGGTGCGGTCGATGGCGCGATCGAGGGGATGATTCACGGCCTGTTTGGCCTCGCCGCGCCGACGCGGCCCGTGGCCCGGCGTTGGTGGTCGCGCCGCCCCCGCTGA
- a CDS encoding VWA domain-containing protein: MNAARQGEQGGIALMTALMLTVLVAMGVAVVLFGQLSFHRRTLQSAADALALAAAYSLEQNGLPYRAPRDALRFATANSQLALRPQFGARTENLANNVADVDVGLRATFDFGARVPLLDRIFQINATARAQINVARFGTVWPAVVMVLDASESMRYPILAANGRSAFQVMQSVLTAYTALTLPVRNGLIVFSDGVTQNVAPSAANLSNARAIGNALTAAAPNGRTNAAAALDAARAQLAGIAGGHNAVLISDGEPTLGGPCAPHAACHFNAGTQAGARLRARAQGAAAIFTVEIRRTNYATQASDFLIGVSGLPGSAGGDGSMRYLAQDTLGITMFIAGLTRAICAFGPLVPGAGAPASARRPRAVTPNLLTPRQRVFTFIRQPNGNEVAVPLLADNDRDRHPRDPGFQYWRDAVRGEDWVILTERSCQFLGGDGARTVVVRWDDAQLIPST, from the coding sequence ATGAACGCGGCGCGCCAGGGCGAGCAGGGCGGTATCGCGCTGATGACCGCGTTGATGCTCACGGTGCTCGTCGCCATGGGCGTCGCCGTGGTGCTCTTCGGCCAGCTCTCTTTTCACCGGCGCACCCTGCAGAGCGCCGCCGATGCCCTGGCGCTCGCCGCCGCCTATAGTCTCGAGCAGAATGGCCTGCCCTACAGGGCCCCGCGCGACGCCCTCCGTTTCGCCACCGCCAACAGCCAGCTCGCGCTCCGCCCGCAATTCGGCGCCCGCACAGAGAACTTGGCTAACAACGTGGCCGACGTCGACGTCGGGCTGAGGGCGACCTTCGACTTCGGCGCCAGGGTGCCGCTGCTCGATCGGATCTTTCAGATCAACGCCACGGCTCGAGCCCAGATCAACGTCGCGCGCTTCGGCACCGTCTGGCCGGCCGTGGTGATGGTCCTGGACGCTTCAGAGTCGATGCGCTACCCGATCCTGGCCGCCAACGGGCGTTCCGCCTTTCAGGTGATGCAGTCGGTGCTGACAGCCTATACGGCGCTGACGCTGCCGGTGCGCAACGGGTTGATCGTCTTCAGCGACGGCGTGACCCAGAACGTGGCGCCCTCGGCCGCCAACCTGAGCAACGCACGGGCGATCGGCAACGCCCTGACCGCTGCTGCGCCCAACGGGCGCACGAACGCTGCAGCCGCGTTGGACGCCGCCCGCGCCCAACTCGCCGGGATTGCCGGCGGGCATAACGCCGTGCTGATCTCCGACGGCGAGCCCACCCTGGGCGGCCCTTGTGCGCCGCACGCGGCCTGTCATTTCAATGCGGGGACGCAGGCCGGAGCCCGCTTGCGCGCCCGCGCCCAAGGGGCCGCGGCGATCTTCACCGTCGAGATCAGGCGCACCAACTACGCCACTCAGGCCTCCGACTTCCTGATCGGGGTCTCCGGGCTGCCCGGCAGCGCCGGCGGCGATGGTTCGATGCGCTACCTGGCGCAGGATACGCTGGGCATCACGATGTTCATCGCCGGGCTGACGCGTGCCATCTGCGCCTTCGGACCGCTCGTCCCTGGCGCTGGGGCACCCGCGAGCGCGCGTCGCCCGCGGGCCGTCACGCCGAACTTGCTCACACCGCGCCAGCGCGTCTTCACCTTCATCCGCCAGCCGAATGGCAACGAGGTCGCGGTGCCGCTGCTGGCGGACAATGACCGCGATCGCCATCCACGGGATCCCGGCTTCCAGTACTGGCGCGACGCCGTGCGCGGGGAGGATTGGGTCATCCTCACCGAGCGCTCCTGCCAATTCCTCGGGGGCGACGGGGCTCGGACGGTGGTCGTGCGCTGGGATGATGCGCAGCTCATCCCGAGCACCTGA
- a CDS encoding type II and III secretion system protein family protein yields the protein MPCSFAEPFAPRRQPELAAVATTHEAPRRRRPAWARCQLLVAALALLLTETVASGAPPLVVPLQDSRTLPLSAGVAEISVSSADIADVKALGGGRLLVNGKRLGQTRITTVDRSGNVEHHLVQVVLPVNELAERLRAILPRQRIAVRAVGSSLALTGVVDDVLVSQRAERIVQAHLATLGLDRERASVLNFLSIRGKQQVQLRVKIAEVSRTALRQIGVNAWYRTADRTGGLMAPGTQLGAALAPDLGETGSGLQIGGGQSPGAGQLSPLPLLTPPFATDAFGLLFASQDSSSFPLSIALNLLRGKGMAKVLSEPTLVAFSGQKAEFLAGGEFPVPIPQGLGNTGIEFKRFGVQLSFTPTVLADHAMRLKVAVSVSERDQGSAVLIQGTSVPGLSTRLGETTVQLKNGQSFAIAGLLQDRIENSSSRVPLLGDLPVIGMLFRRNSFRRTETELVILVTANLVQPLKAGEVPPLPGEDEISDPGDVRFFLLGDIEVNKRIKLSGRGAAGPVGFNP from the coding sequence ATGCCCTGCTCTTTCGCCGAGCCCTTCGCGCCCCGCCGGCAGCCTGAACTCGCGGCAGTCGCAACCACGCACGAGGCGCCGCGCCGGCGGAGACCTGCGTGGGCGCGCTGCCAGCTCCTGGTCGCCGCGCTGGCGCTTCTGCTAACCGAGACGGTGGCTTCGGGCGCGCCCCCGCTGGTGGTGCCTTTGCAGGACTCGAGGACGCTGCCCCTCTCAGCCGGGGTGGCGGAGATTAGCGTCTCCAGCGCCGATATCGCGGACGTCAAGGCGCTCGGTGGCGGCCGCCTGCTGGTCAACGGAAAGCGCCTCGGGCAGACACGGATCACGACCGTCGACCGCTCCGGCAACGTCGAGCATCACCTCGTCCAGGTCGTGCTGCCGGTCAACGAGCTGGCCGAGCGCTTGCGCGCGATCCTGCCCCGGCAGCGCATCGCCGTGCGCGCGGTCGGCAGCTCGCTCGCGCTGACCGGTGTCGTCGACGATGTGTTGGTTTCCCAACGCGCCGAGCGCATCGTGCAGGCGCACCTGGCGACGCTGGGCCTGGATCGCGAGCGGGCCTCGGTCCTGAACTTCCTCTCGATTCGGGGCAAGCAGCAGGTCCAGCTGCGGGTGAAGATCGCCGAGGTGTCTCGCACCGCGCTCCGTCAGATCGGTGTCAACGCCTGGTACCGTACGGCGGACCGTACGGGGGGATTGATGGCACCCGGTACGCAGCTCGGTGCGGCGCTGGCGCCCGATCTGGGCGAGACTGGCTCGGGACTTCAGATCGGGGGGGGGCAGAGTCCGGGCGCGGGACAGCTCTCCCCGCTGCCGCTGCTGACGCCGCCCTTCGCGACGGACGCCTTTGGCCTGCTCTTCGCCAGTCAGGACAGCTCGTCCTTCCCGCTGAGCATCGCCCTCAATCTCCTGCGCGGCAAAGGGATGGCTAAGGTGCTCTCCGAGCCGACGCTCGTCGCCTTCAGCGGCCAGAAGGCTGAATTCCTCGCTGGAGGCGAGTTCCCGGTGCCGATTCCGCAGGGGCTCGGCAACACGGGCATCGAGTTCAAGCGCTTCGGCGTGCAGCTCTCGTTCACGCCGACGGTGCTCGCAGATCATGCGATGCGCCTCAAGGTCGCCGTATCGGTCAGCGAGCGCGACCAGGGCAGCGCCGTGCTGATCCAGGGTACGAGCGTGCCGGGCCTCTCGACCCGCTTGGGCGAGACGACGGTGCAGCTGAAGAACGGGCAGAGCTTCGCCATCGCCGGGCTCTTGCAGGACAGGATCGAGAACAGCTCGAGTCGTGTGCCCCTGCTCGGCGATTTGCCGGTGATCGGCATGCTCTTTCGGCGCAATTCGTTTCGGCGCACGGAGACGGAGCTCGTGATTCTGGTGACCGCGAATCTCGTGCAGCCGCTGAAGGCCGGCGAGGTCCCTCCGCTGCCCGGCGAGGATGAGATCAGCGACCCGGGCGATGTACGCTTCTTCTTGCTCGGTGACATCGAGGTCAACAAGCGCATCAAGCTGAGCGGTCGCGGTGCCGCGGGACCGGTTGGATTCAATCCATGA
- a CDS encoding tetratricopeptide repeat protein, which yields MNSFRALGLVGCALLLGALGAFGCATAAVAPEIGPPSAMKAADVEQVQRAMVWRLVEEGDYDRALPQLRGLLAQYPRDPGLRLLLGIVLREKQMHGPALAELKLVVRWRPDSARAHAALGVLLDQLSRHDEAERHHRRAVALRPGVAAYHNNLGFCLFLNRRRPEAKEELELAIRLDPTLRRAYNNLGFVRGLDDDEEEALRAFRQAGSQAMAWTNMGLVAELRGRPQRARLYYERALREQPGFSAAQRNLRALEPQVDRNDAAGPSGATVPAALLGAEPDDNDLEGAEPAVEGGATSTADPAPATAKTPAAGEKEKL from the coding sequence ATGAACTCGTTTCGGGCCCTTGGACTGGTGGGATGCGCGCTGCTGCTCGGCGCGCTCGGCGCCTTTGGCTGTGCGACCGCTGCCGTGGCACCCGAGATTGGCCCGCCGTCGGCGATGAAGGCGGCCGACGTCGAGCAGGTCCAGCGCGCGATGGTGTGGCGGCTCGTCGAAGAGGGCGACTACGACCGAGCCCTGCCGCAGCTCCGCGGCTTGCTCGCCCAGTACCCACGCGATCCCGGGCTGCGGCTGCTGCTGGGCATCGTCTTGCGGGAGAAGCAGATGCACGGGCCGGCCCTGGCCGAGCTGAAGCTGGTCGTCCGCTGGCGTCCCGATAGCGCGCGGGCGCACGCCGCGCTCGGCGTCCTGCTCGATCAGCTCAGTCGCCACGACGAGGCCGAGCGGCATCACCGTCGCGCGGTGGCCCTGCGGCCGGGTGTGGCCGCGTACCACAACAACCTCGGCTTCTGTCTCTTCCTCAACCGCCGGCGTCCCGAGGCCAAGGAAGAGCTCGAGCTGGCGATCCGGCTCGATCCGACGCTGCGCCGCGCCTACAACAACCTCGGCTTCGTGCGCGGGCTCGATGACGACGAGGAAGAGGCGCTGCGCGCTTTTCGTCAGGCGGGCAGTCAGGCGATGGCCTGGACCAATATGGGCCTGGTGGCCGAGCTGCGCGGCCGCCCTCAACGGGCGCGGCTCTATTACGAGCGGGCGCTGCGGGAGCAGCCGGGTTTTTCCGCGGCGCAGCGCAATTTGCGCGCGCTCGAGCCCCAGGTCGACCGCAACGACGCGGCTGGGCCTTCCGGCGCGACGGTCCCTGCGGCTCTGCTCGGCGCCGAACCGGACGACAATGATCTCGAAGGCGCCGAGCCGGCCGTCGAAGGCGGCGCGACCTCCACTGCGGATCCGGCGCCGGCAACTGCGAAAACTCCCGCCGCGGGCGAGAAGGAGAAGCTCTAA
- the cpaB gene encoding Flp pilus assembly protein CpaB, giving the protein MAQVTTRRASSAATVFFMIAAVACAAAAAWVLSTVLERKYSGDPVQSLVVVKSALPAGQTVAAEALRLAEWPKSAIPDGAFSRIEDALKDGRVPLIPLVRGEPLLRSQLSKAHAGFGIAALMERGKRAVAVPCADQVTLSRLVYPGARVDVLSTINDEDAEGHALLKTRVVLQDVKVLAVGEDIDPVTIAARRASAARKDDDAAAASTQDDAAAERQARGVVTLLVTPEQASILTLAARDGHLDLSLRHPDDHAEVVTSTFSRLRFAGDELDADPEAALSGAGPGATGARASVIQRRRASPNTAAGRERRGATLQESPAIRILRSSDGQ; this is encoded by the coding sequence ATGGCTCAGGTCACGACGCGCCGCGCTTCATCAGCAGCGACTGTCTTCTTCATGATCGCGGCCGTCGCCTGTGCGGCGGCCGCCGCCTGGGTGCTCTCGACGGTACTGGAGCGCAAGTACTCGGGCGATCCGGTTCAGTCGCTCGTCGTGGTCAAGTCGGCGCTGCCGGCGGGCCAAACCGTCGCTGCGGAGGCGCTGCGGCTCGCCGAGTGGCCGAAGAGCGCCATTCCTGACGGCGCCTTCAGCCGCATCGAGGATGCGCTGAAGGATGGGCGCGTGCCGCTGATTCCGCTCGTGCGGGGCGAGCCCTTGCTGCGCAGTCAGCTCTCCAAGGCCCACGCGGGCTTCGGGATCGCCGCCCTGATGGAGCGCGGTAAGCGCGCCGTCGCGGTGCCCTGCGCGGATCAGGTGACCCTCTCCCGGCTGGTCTACCCGGGCGCGCGGGTCGACGTCCTCAGCACCATCAACGACGAGGACGCCGAGGGGCATGCCTTGCTCAAGACCCGGGTCGTGCTGCAGGACGTCAAGGTGCTGGCGGTCGGGGAGGACATCGACCCCGTGACGATCGCCGCGCGACGGGCGAGCGCCGCGCGAAAGGATGACGACGCCGCGGCCGCTTCGACCCAGGACGACGCCGCTGCGGAGCGGCAGGCGCGGGGCGTCGTGACGCTGCTCGTGACGCCCGAGCAGGCCTCGATCCTCACCTTGGCCGCTCGTGACGGCCATCTCGACCTCTCGCTGCGCCATCCGGACGACCATGCTGAGGTGGTGACCAGCACCTTCAGCCGCCTGCGTTTCGCCGGGGACGAGCTGGACGCCGATCCCGAGGCCGCGCTATCGGGCGCGGGGCCTGGCGCCACCGGCGCGCGGGCGTCGGTGATTCAGCGCCGGCGTGCCAGCCCAAACACGGCCGCCGGGAGGGAGCGTCGCGGCGCGACGTTGCAGGAGAGTCCCGCGATTCGCATTCTGCGCAGCAGCGATGGACAGTAA
- a CDS encoding pilus assembly protein, giving the protein MAGVPLSGRRLVAGAAQRAATERRESVRARKRHGDRSGEQGGAAIEFALVLPLFLLLVVAMLILGQMLTVRSALAGAVYSAARTCALARDPSQACANRVVTNRMGFVANQACVRLTVATTNPAEPGYPAVNAFQVTATCTQPGGLVQVLQAQIGGQLNQVTARAVMPY; this is encoded by the coding sequence ATGGCGGGTGTGCCGCTGAGCGGGAGGCGGCTCGTTGCCGGTGCAGCGCAACGAGCCGCCACAGAGCGGAGGGAATCAGTGCGAGCCCGAAAACGCCATGGTGACCGTTCGGGGGAGCAGGGCGGGGCGGCGATCGAGTTTGCCCTCGTCCTGCCCCTCTTCCTCCTGCTCGTGGTTGCGATGCTCATTCTCGGTCAGATGTTGACGGTTCGCTCGGCGCTGGCCGGCGCCGTGTATAGCGCCGCCCGCACCTGCGCGCTGGCCCGCGATCCGAGCCAGGCCTGCGCCAACCGCGTCGTGACCAACAGGATGGGTTTCGTCGCCAATCAGGCGTGTGTTAGGCTGACCGTCGCGACGACCAATCCAGCCGAGCCGGGGTATCCTGCGGTCAATGCGTTCCAGGTCACCGCCACCTGCACGCAGCCGGGGGGCCTCGTCCAGGTGCTCCAGGCGCAGATTGGCGGGCAGCTGAATCAGGTCACCGCGCGCGCGGTGATGCCCTATTGA
- a CDS encoding Flp family type IVb pilin — MKSLVVRLWNDESAVSATEYGIIASVIAVGIIAALVLLRNNLRTLFNRVSGTVQSSGG, encoded by the coding sequence ATGAAGAGCCTAGTTGTCCGCCTGTGGAACGACGAGAGTGCAGTTTCCGCCACCGAATACGGCATCATCGCCTCAGTCATCGCCGTCGGTATCATCGCGGCGCTGGTGCTGCTCCGCAACAACCTGCGCACCCTCTTCAATCGCGTTTCTGGCACGGTGCAGAGCAGCGGCGGCTAG
- a CDS encoding CpaF family protein, with protein sequence MRISERVSGPPKPVAAARSDDRLAEAGDLDPLLERLHAQVVDRLDMTRIRDLDAAGLRERIAALVDQLLAQAGVALSDRQRTRVVGAVVDEIIGLGPLEPLLADPAVSDILVNTASKVYIERKGVLELTQVRFRDNAHLLNTINRIVARVGRRIDESSPMVDARLPDGSRVNAVIGPLAIDGPLLCIRRFGTGPVKAADLVQRGALDEAMLQYLRSAVRAKCNVLVSGGTGAGKTTLLNALSSFIPASERILTIEDAAELQLQQAHVARLETRPPNTEGRGEISIRDLVRNALRMRPDRIVVGEVRAAEVLDMMQAMNTGHEGSMTTIHANSAQEATTRLMAMLALAGTQLGEPMMRQMVARSLHLVVHVARYIDGQRRVAMIAEVVGSDDAAVKLQPVFAFDQSGITATGAVVGAFRAVGSSALGERFRAAGAGAQGSRPAPAGEGARR encoded by the coding sequence ATGCGCATCTCGGAGCGAGTCAGTGGTCCGCCCAAGCCCGTGGCGGCGGCGCGCAGCGACGATCGGCTGGCCGAGGCCGGCGACCTCGATCCCCTACTCGAGCGCTTGCATGCCCAGGTCGTCGATCGCCTCGATATGACCCGCATCCGCGATCTCGACGCGGCGGGGCTGCGCGAGCGCATCGCGGCGCTCGTCGATCAGCTCCTGGCGCAGGCCGGGGTCGCGCTCTCTGATCGGCAGCGCACGCGCGTGGTCGGAGCGGTCGTCGACGAGATCATCGGCCTCGGGCCGCTGGAGCCGCTGCTCGCCGATCCCGCGGTCAGCGACATCCTCGTCAATACGGCGAGCAAGGTCTACATCGAGCGCAAGGGCGTGCTCGAGCTGACGCAGGTGCGCTTTCGCGACAACGCGCACCTGCTCAACACGATCAACCGCATCGTCGCCCGCGTCGGCCGCCGCATCGACGAGTCGTCTCCGATGGTCGATGCGCGCCTGCCCGACGGTTCGCGCGTCAATGCCGTGATCGGGCCGCTGGCGATCGATGGCCCCCTGCTCTGTATCCGGCGCTTCGGCACGGGGCCGGTGAAGGCGGCCGACCTGGTGCAGCGCGGCGCCCTCGACGAGGCGATGCTGCAGTACCTGCGCAGCGCGGTGCGGGCCAAGTGCAACGTGCTCGTCTCGGGCGGCACCGGCGCGGGCAAGACCACGCTGCTCAACGCGCTCTCGAGCTTCATCCCCGCGAGCGAGCGCATCTTGACGATCGAGGATGCGGCCGAGCTGCAGCTGCAGCAGGCGCACGTCGCGCGGCTCGAGACGCGTCCGCCGAACACCGAGGGTCGCGGTGAGATCAGCATTCGGGATCTCGTGCGCAATGCGTTGCGCATGCGCCCCGATCGCATCGTCGTCGGCGAGGTGCGCGCCGCCGAGGTGCTGGACATGATGCAGGCGATGAATACGGGCCATGAGGGCTCGATGACGACGATCCACGCCAACAGCGCGCAGGAGGCGACGACCCGCTTGATGGCGATGCTGGCGCTGGCGGGCACCCAGCTTGGCGAGCCGATGATGCGCCAGATGGTGGCCCGATCACTGCACCTGGTCGTCCACGTTGCGCGCTACATCGACGGTCAGCGCCGGGTGGCGATGATCGCCGAGGTCGTGGGATCGGACGACGCTGCCGTCAAGCTGCAGCCGGTCTTCGCCTTCGATCAGAGCGGAATCACCGCCACGGGCGCCGTCGTCGGCGCCTTCCGCGCGGTCGGCAGCAGCGCGCTCGGCGAGCGCTTCCGCGCCGCCGGCGCCGGCGCGCAGGGGAGTCGGCCCGCGCCCGCCGGCGAGGGGGCGCGTCGATGA
- a CDS encoding type II secretion system F family protein, which produces MTALRMLAILSGLALLFLLQAVFWWRRSLRQRRADALQEQLRPREFSPALPGQRAEEGGAGWLGRQDWVKRLAPVLAQAGIEASAERFVFRAAAALVGVMLVGSLIGRGPVAGVLLGLMTAIGVGGYVAARRRSRLAALDGQLPQALDLMALSLRAGQTLEGGIRLIGVETADPLGGELRRCYHEYELGRPIEQALVQMGQRLDASRSLSTFVEAVLVLKQTGGNLVEVIDKIGSTLRAQASYEARFRALTAEGRLSGVILAAMPLLVVAGVLLSEGSYFAPLVAREGGRWFLGIAVVLWGLGVFWMSRLLRPRA; this is translated from the coding sequence ATGACCGCCTTGCGCATGCTCGCCATTCTCAGCGGGCTGGCGCTGCTCTTTCTCCTGCAAGCGGTCTTCTGGTGGCGGCGAAGCCTGCGCCAACGCCGCGCGGACGCGCTTCAGGAACAGCTTCGCCCACGCGAGTTCTCCCCGGCGCTGCCGGGGCAGAGGGCGGAGGAGGGGGGCGCGGGTTGGCTCGGTCGGCAGGATTGGGTCAAGCGCCTGGCGCCGGTGCTAGCGCAGGCGGGCATCGAGGCGTCGGCCGAGCGCTTCGTCTTCCGCGCGGCTGCTGCCCTGGTCGGCGTAATGCTTGTTGGATCGCTGATCGGTCGCGGCCCGGTCGCGGGCGTCCTGCTTGGGCTGATGACGGCGATCGGTGTTGGTGGCTACGTCGCCGCTCGGCGACGCTCGCGCCTGGCAGCCCTGGATGGCCAGCTCCCCCAGGCGCTCGATTTGATGGCCCTGAGCCTACGGGCCGGGCAGACCCTCGAGGGCGGGATTCGCCTGATCGGCGTCGAGACGGCAGACCCGCTCGGCGGCGAGCTACGCCGCTGCTACCACGAGTATGAGTTGGGTCGCCCGATCGAACAGGCGCTGGTGCAGATGGGTCAGCGGCTCGACGCCTCGCGCTCGCTCTCTACCTTCGTCGAGGCCGTGCTCGTGCTGAAACAGACTGGCGGCAACCTCGTCGAGGTGATCGACAAGATCGGGAGCACGCTGCGCGCCCAGGCCAGCTACGAGGCGCGCTTTCGTGCGCTGACCGCCGAAGGACGCCTCTCCGGCGTGATCTTGGCGGCGATGCCGTTGCTCGTCGTCGCCGGGGTGCTGCTCTCGGAGGGCTCCTATTTCGCGCCGCTCGTCGCGCGAGAAGGCGGACGCTGGTTTCTCGGGATCGCCGTGGTGCTTTGGGGCCTGGGAGTGTTCTGGATGTCGCGGCTGCTGCGACCGAGGGCCTAG